The following is a genomic window from Acidimicrobium ferrooxidans DSM 10331.
GCCGAGAGAGCGGTCGGGGCGTTGCCGATCGCCACCACGGCCGGGTTCGCGAGAGCGGAGAGCGACGCGCGCATCGCTCGCGCCGAGCGGGTCTCGACGGCGTCACCTTGCTCGACCGCATCGAGCGTCACGATGGTCGGGAGCCGCGGAGCCCCTGCGGCAACCATGCGCGCGTCGACGAGGATCGGCGCGCCGGTGCGAAGGAGACGGACCGCCTCGGTGACGACCGCCTCGTCGAGTACGAGGTCGTCAACGAGCGAGGGGTCGGCCGTGGCGTGGACGATGCGCGCGGCGACGCGGCGCGCGCCGGGACCGAAACGCGCGAGATCGACCTCGGCGCAGATGCGCTCGAAGCTCTCGCGAGTGATGCGTGCTCCGGCGTCGGTCGTCATCGTCGCTCCCAGCTCCCCACGATCGCGTCGGTGGGGCAGACTTCGATGCAGGCGCCGCAGTCGTCGCAACGTGAGGCGACGAGCTCCGGGCGCCCCGGAGCAGGTCGAAGGGCGTGGGTGTGGCAGGTCGGGATGCACACGCCGCACCCGACGCAGGTACCCAGTGCGATCGCCACGCTCATCGCGCAGGCTGGTAGCCACGGGGTGTCACCGCGAGTCCTCCGAGGACTCGGGTCGCCGACTGGCCCACGATGACGATGCTCGTCATGTCGACGGTCGTGACGTCGAGGTCGTCGAGCGTGCCGAGTTCGAGGTGTTCGTCGACGCGTTCGACGTTGCGGCCGACGAGGACGGGCGTCGTCGGGGGTCGATGTGCCGCGAGGATCGCGAGCGCCTTCTCGAGCTGCCACCCGCGTCGTCCCGAACGGGGGTTGTAGAGCACCACGGTGAGATCGGCGCGAGCGGCCGCTTCGAGCCGCTGCTGGATGGTCTCCCACGGCGTGAGGAGGTCGGAGAGCGAGATGACGGCGTGATCATGGGCGAGGATCGCGCCGGCGCGGGCCGCGGTCGCGAGGGATGCGGTGACACCGGGCACGACGGACACCGGCACGCGACCATCGGCCACCTCGTGGACGAGGGTCGCGAGCGCGTAGATACCAGGGTCGCCGGAGGCGAGCACCACGACTCGGGCGCCCGCCTCGGCGCGGGCGACCGCGGCCATGGCGCGCTCACGTTCGGCTCCGAGGGCAAAGCCCTGCTGGAGAGCGTGGCGACCAATGAGAGGTTGGGCCTGGTCGAGGTAGCCGTGGTAGGCGATCACGACGTCCGCGTTGGCGATGGCGCCCCGTGCCCGCGGCGTGACGAGATCGAGCGAGCCCGGTCCGAGCCCGACCACCGTTACCTCACCGAGTGGCGCGTCACGGACCGCCACGGCGACGGTGACGGGCCCGTCGATCCGCTTGGGCAGCACGAGCGTTGCGTCGGGTCCGGCGAGCCGAAGGGCCGCGGCCTCTGCCACGGATGGCGTGTGCACGGCGCGCTCCACGATCGGCGATGGCGTCGGTACCGCCACCTCACGGAGGACGGCGGCCTCGTAGCCGACGATCGGAAGTCCGAGCGCGCCGAGCGCTGGATGCAAGCGGCGGCGGTCGATGGTGGCGAGCGCTGCCACGGCGGCTGGCTCGAGGTCGGCCTCCTCGAGCGCCGCGTCGATGGCAGCGCGCAGGTCATCGGCCGTTGCCCGCTGTTCCAGCCCGACCCCGACCACGACCGTGCGCGCGATGATGCGGGGTGCGGCGAGACCGCGAGACTCACCGACGTTGACCTCGACCGCTGGGGCTCGGCCCGGTCGTGCACGGCGAGCGAGCCAGTCGGAGATCGCAAGGCCAGGCCGCGGTGCGAAGCTGAGGGCAGCGCCGTCATTGAGGCGTTGCTGGAGCCGTGCAGGGAGCGGTTCTGGGCCGAGAGCAGGCAGCTCGTCGAGCGCGGGTGCATCGATGAGATCGGCACTCGTCGTCACGACCGCGACCGCGCCCGTCGCACGGGAGACGGCCTCGGCGAGGTCGTTCGCACCTCGATGGGCGCCCGTCAGCACGACGCAGTAGCGCCGGGCGCTGTCGAGGGCGACGATCGCGGGCGTGACGCGCTTCGGGGCGAGGCCGACCTCGACGATCGCGCGTACGACCACCGGGATCGGGGCGACGACGACGAGCGCGTCGTAGCTGACGAGCGCCTCACGGAGCATGGCCATCGACGCGTGGGCGACCGACGCAAAGCCGAGCGTCTTGGCGAGGTCAGCGAGCTCGGCTCCGATGGCGACCACGGCGCCGCCGGCGGCGCCGGTGACGCTACGCGAACTGGGGCATGAGGTGGACGGGGTGGTCTCGATGGCTTGGCAGCCTACCCGCTTGGCGAGGGCAGGACGAGGGAGCGCCTCCTCTGCGACCGAGATCGCCGGACGCCCGTGGCGATGGCGGGCACACGGAGCACCTCGTTGCTAGAGTCGCGCTGTGGCGCCGCTGACGAGCTGGATCGACACGGATCTCGAGCACGGCTACGGCCTCGACCACCTGCCGCTGGGGGTGGACGCCGAGGGCGTGGTGGTGCGCATCGGGGATGTCGCCCTACGGCTCGCGCCGCTCGTCGACGACGGGTTGCTGAGGAGCGTGTCGCACGGGCTCGTTGCTGCACGGACGCTCGGTCCGCTCTTTGCGGCCGGCTCGGCCACCATGGCGCGACTGCGAGACGAGATCGTGGTCCTCGCGAGCGGACGCCCGGACGACGCCGTCGCACGTCGGTTGGTCTCGATCGATGCGCTCGAGCTCTCTGTGCCGATACGACCACGCACCTACGTCGACTTCTACGCGTCCGAGGCCCACGCCACGAACGCCGGCAGGATCTTCCGTCCCGACGGGGATCCGCTGCCGGCTGCGTGGCGTCGGCTCCCGATCGGCTACCACGGCCGTGCGTCCACCGTCGTCGTGTCAGGCACCCCCATCGTGCGCCCCTGGGGTCTGCGCCGCGAGGGCGAGGGTGTCGTGCTCGGGCCGAGCGCGATGCTCGATCTCGAGGCCGAGGTGGGATTCGTCGTCGGACGCGCGAGCGAGCGTGGTCGGCCAGTGTCGGCCGGCGCGTTCGCGGAGATGGTCGGCGGCGTCGTGCTCGCGAACGACTGGAGCGCTCGCGACATCCAGGCGCTCGAGTCGTTCCCGCTCGGCCCCTTCGCCGGCAAGTCGTTCGCCACCAGCATTAGCGCCTGGGTCACCCCACTCTCGGCACTCGACGCAGCGCGGGTGACGCCGCCGGTGCAAGATCCGGCACCGAGTGCCAACCTCGTCGATCCGGACCCATGGTGCCTCGATCTTCGGCTCGAGCTTCGCCTCAATGGAACCGTCCTCACGCGTCCGCCGGCCGCCACGACCTACTGGACCCCGGGCCAGCTCCTTGCACACCTCACCGACAACGGTGCACCCGTCGAGCCGGAGGATCTCTTCTGCTCTGGGACGGTGTCGGGCGCGGCGCCCGACGAGGTCGGTTCGCTGCTCGAGCTCACCTGGGGTGGGACGCGGCCCGTGCGCCTCGATGACGGGCACATGCGTACCTGGCTCGTCGACGGCGACGAGGTCACCATCACGGCCACGGCACCGGCCCTCGACGGCGGCTTCATCCGACTCGGCGAGGTGACGGGCCGGGTGGTCTCGGCCATCGCGTCGCCTTGGTGAGTGGCTCTCGGGACTCGCTGCTGGCGGCGGAGCTCGCGCATTAGGCTCGCCCGCGTGCCTGTTCCATCGCGCTTGCTGGTCAACACCGGAGATGGCAAGGGGAAGTCGTCTGCCGCGTTCGGGGTCATGGGTCGTGCATGGGCGCGCGGCTGGACGGTGCTCGTCGTCCAGTTCTTGAAGAGCGGGACCTGGAAGGTCGGCGAGCGCAAGCTCGCCGAGCATCTCGGCATCGAGTTCTACGCACTCGGGGACGGCTTCACCTGGGAGTCGACGGACCTCGAGCGTACTGCGGAACTGGGGCGCGAGGCCTGGGCATTCGCGGCCGAGCGCCTCGCGAGTGGTGCCTACGACCTCGTGATCCTCGATGAGCTCACCTATCCGGTGCGCTACGGCTGGGTGAGCGAGGATGCGGTGGTGGAGGCGTTGCGCTCGCGTCCTTCCCGTACCAACGTGATCGTCACCGGGCGGGGGGCGCCCGAGGGCGTGGTCGAGCTCGCCGACACCGTGACCGAGATGCGCAAGGTCAAGCACGCCTACGACCAGGGGATTCGTGCGCGCAAGGGGATCGAGTACTGACCCGGGGCCTCATCGTCGGCGCCGCACGCTCGGGCGCGGGCAAGACCGCGGTCACGCTCGGGCTCGTCGCAGCGCTGCGCGCGCGGGGCCTGCGCGTCGGGGTGGCCAAGGCGGGTCCCGACTACCTCGACACACGCTTGTTAGGTCGAGCCGCTCGCCGTCCGGCGTTCAACCTCGACGCGTTCCTGACCGGTCGTGACGGGCCGGCGCGTTCGCTCGCGTTGGCGGCGCGAGGTGCCGATGTCGTGATCGCCGAGGGTGCGATGGGGCTGCTCGACGGCGCGCCGACCGCCAGCACGCCACCCGTCGCCTCGAGCGCACACCTCGCGCGCACGCTGGGACTGGGGCTCGTCTTGGTCCTCGATGCGACCTCAACGGCGCAGACGGTGGGGGCGGTCGCGCTCGGTCTGGCGACGGCGTCTGGCGTCGCACCGCTCGGTGTCATCGCGAACCGGGTGCGCTCGGCGCACCATGGGGACCTCGTAGCTGAAGGTCTTGCTCGTGTCGGTATCGCGCTCCTCGGTCACATCGCCGAGGGAGCGCTCGACGGTCTTGCGCAGCGACACCTCGGCCTCGTCGACCCGAGTGAGCTCGACGGGTTCGATGCGTGGCTCGAGCGTGCTCGGTACGTGGTGGAGGAGTCGGTCGACCTCGAAGCCCTGGTGCGTCGGGCGCCTGAGCTCCGCCTGGTCGACCCCGAACTCGGCGAGGCGCGGTCCCGGGTGCCGGTCGCACTCTCCGTGGGGCCGAGCGCGCGCTTTCGCTACGAGGAGAACCTGCTCAGGCTGGAGGCAGCGGGAGCTGAGCTGCTCCCGTTCGATCCGCTCGAGGAGGTCCCCGACCCACACGCACGGCTGCTGTGGCTTCATGGCGGCTATCCAGAGCATTACCAGGCGGCGCTCGCCGACAACGGGCCGCTGTGGCCGGCGCTGCGTCGGGCGGCGAACGAGATCACGGTGATCGCCGAGTGCGGTGGGTATGCGCTGCTCGCACGCTCGCTCGAGGGTTCTCAGATGGCAGGTGTCGTGCCCGTCGCCATGCGGTTGGGCTCGCGTCCGGTCCTCGGCTATCGGTCGGCTCGCCTGGTTGACGGTCCTTTCGGGGCTCGGTCGCTGCCGGCTCACGAGTTCCACTACCTGGTACCGGAGGACGACCCAGGTGAGATCGACGTCGTGGACGCCCGAGGCGAGCCGCGCCCAGGCGGGGTGGTGAGCCCGAGGCTCCTGGCGAGCTTCCTGCACTTCCACCTCGGTGTGGACCCGGGGCTTGCGGGCGATCTGCTGCGTCGTGCCGGCGGGGGTGGGTCGTCCGAGACGGCGTAGGATGCGCCCCGTGAGTGGGCTCATCAGCTTCGTGGGTGCAGGGCCGGGCGCGTCCGATCTGTTGACGCTTCGTGCGGTTGAGCGCTTACGCGCAGCCGACATCGTCGTCTGGGCGTCGTCGCTGATCCCAGACGACGTCCTCGGCTTCTGTGCCCCTGGCGCACAGATCCACGATTCGGCCCTCATGACCTTGGAGGACGTGCTCGGCGTCTACGCGGCCAATCCCGAGGCGGCCATCGTCCGGCTCCACTCCGGCGATCCGTCGCTCTACGGGGCGATCCAAGAGCAGCTCGACTGGTGCATCGCCAATGATCGCGCCGTCGAGATCGTCCCTGGCGTTACGAGCGTTGCGGCGTGCGCCGCCGTGCTCGGACGCGAGCTCACCGTGCCCCAGGTCGCCCAGAGCGTCGTAATCACGAGGGTGGCGGCCCGTACGAGCGCCTCGATGCCCGAACGCGAGCGACTGCGGGCCTACGCGGCACTCGGTGGGACCCTGGCGATCCTGCTCTCGGGTGCGCATCCCGAGCGTGTGGTCGAGGAGCTGCTCGCGGAGGGTTCGGCCTTCACCGCGTCGACGCCAGCGGCGGTCGTCGTGCGGGCGAGTTGGCCGGAGGAGCGCTTCGAGCGCACCACCATCGCAGGCATCCCGGAGGCCGTTCGCCGTCTCGGGGCATCGCGCAGCGTGACCATCGTCGTCGGGGATGCGCTCGTCGCGCCCGGAGCCCGATCGCACCTCTACGCACCTTCGTTCTCGCATCGTTTCCGAGCACGCTCGACGGCGGGCACGACGCAGGGGCGCCCGCGGGCCCGCCTGCGTCGCTCCGTTCGGTGAGGGCGTCGTGCCAGGCCTGCGGACCGGGTTCACGACCGGTACCTGTGCGGCCGCGGCCGCCAAGGCAGCGGCCATTTGGCTCGTCCATCGTGAGCACGTCTCGCGCGTTGAGATCGCCCTGCCGACGGGGCGGCGAGTCGAGCTTCCGGTCGAGTGGGATGCGCTCGGGCGGGCCTACGTCGAGAAGGACGCAGGTGACGACCCTGACTGCACCCACGGGGCTCATGTGACGGTGTCGCTGACCCCGCTCGCCGAGGCACAGCTGCGCTTCGTGGCCGGTGAGGGTGTCGGCACGGTCACGCGCCCCGGTCTCGGGCTCGAGGTTGGTGAGCCGGCGATCAACCCGGTGCCGCGCCGCCAGATCACCGACGCCATTCGCGAGGTGACTGACGAGGGCTTCGCGGTCGTCGTCAGCGTTCCAGGTGGCGAGGCGATGGCCGAGCGGACGACGAACGCCCGCCTCGGCATCGTCGGTGGTATCTCGATCCTCGGCACGACGGGGATCGTGCGCCCGTTCTCCACGGCGTCGTATCGCGCAAGCGTCGTGCAGCAGATCGACGTGGCGGCCGCCGCCGGGCTTGGCGAGATGGTGCTCGCGACCGGTTCTCGCACGGAGGCGAGGGCCATGGCCGAGCGTTCCGATCTCGACCCGGTCGGCATCGTCGAGGTCGGTGACTTCACCGGCGTGGCGGTCCGACGGGCCGCCCACCACCACATGGACCCGATCACGTGGTATGCCATGGTGGGCAAGGTGACGAAGGTGGCCCAAGGTCTCATCATGACGCACTTCCACCGCGCCGACGTGGACACGTCGGTGCTGCGGGAGGCCGCGATCGCGGCGGGAGCTCCGGCGGCGGTGGTCGAGGCTGCGGATGCGACCAACACGGCTCGACACTTCTACGAGGTCTGTCGTGAACTCGGCGTGGTTGCGCCGCTCGAGCTGCTTGCCGAACGCGCGGCGGTCACGTTGTCCGAGGCGATCGGGGGCCGGGCCACGGTCGAGGTCGTGCTGTGCGACGTGGACGATGCCGCCGTCGTCGTGCGGCGTTCGGTGCCTGGCGAGCGATGAGCGTCGTGGTCGGCTGGGTCGGTGACGACCCCTCGAACTTGACGGGTCGCCAGCTGGGCGCCCTCGAGCGCGCTCGTCTCGTCGTGGCGCCTCGACGGTTGCACGAGGTGCTCGGCTCACTCGCGCCGCAGGCGACGGTCATCGCTTATCCGACACCGATCACCGAGCTCGTCGATCTCGTCCACGAGAACCCGGACGTGGTCGTGGTCGCGAGTGGGGACCCGGGATTCTTCGGCATCTCGCGCGTGCTCGCCGATGCGGGCCTCGACCTCGAGATCCTGCCCGGACCGACGACCGCAGCCGTCGCGGCGGCGCGGCTCGGGCGCTCCTGGGAGGGCGCGAGCGTGGTGTCGTTCGTCGGTCGTGACCATGACGTGGCCCTCCAGGTCCTCGACGAGGTGCTCGCTGGTGACGGTCCGGTGATCGCGCTCTTGTGTCCCGGCCAGGCACTCGTCGACCTCGCGAATGCTGTGGCGGCTTCGGGTCGACGGTCCTGGCTCGCCGTTGCCCTCGGGACGGCAGAGGAGGTCCTCGACGAGGCGTGGCAGGCCCGCTCCGAGGCGCCGCGTGTGCCGAGTCTGCTGTGGATCGATGGAGCTCTCTCGCGCCGTGAGGTGGTCCATCGGATGCGCGGTCTCGACGTCTTCGCCGATCGACCTCGAGACTCGGACGGCGTCTTCACGAGTCTCGAGGTACGCCTCGTCGCGGTCGCACGACTCGCTCCGGATCGACTCCCACCGGGCGCGCGGGTGCTCGAGGTCGGCGCGGGCACGGGATACGTGGGTCTCACCCTGTGGCGCCTACGTCCCGACATCACCATCGTGCAGCTCGAGCCCCGCGCGGAGCGTGCGGCTCGAGCACGCGAGCATGCGCGAGCGTTGGGTGCGCGTGTCGAGGTTCTCGAGGCACGCGTCGAAGAGCATGCTCCCGAGGGCGACTACGACGCCGCCTTCGTCGGCGGTGGCGGGCCGCGTGCGCTGCGAGCGACGCTCGATCGCGTCCGAGGTGGGGGTCGCGTCGTCGCCACGTTCGTCGATCCCGGACGAGCCGCGGTCGCCCGAGAGCTGCTCGGCAACCTCGAACTCATCGAGGTCGCGGACGCGTCTCCTGTCGCGCCGGAAGGGGTCCGCTTCGTTCCCCGTAGTCCGATCTTCCTCGCGTGGAGGTAGGAGTCGGGGGAGCTGGCTCGAGGGCCGACCGTGCGAGCTCGTACAGTGATGGATCGTTGCCCGCGCTCGATGGATCGTGGCTCTCGCGGTTCGACGACGAGCCGGCGCGCGGAGGCCCGTGCCGGGCTGAGGGAGCGGTCCTCGCTCAGGTAGCCGTTGTGGGTGCTGCCACGGTCGGGCGTGGCCGGTGACCCCTCCAGCGAATGTTGACGGGGGTCAGAGGGAGCTGGGCACGCGCGTCCGCTCCGGCACGGTGTCGACAGGCACGGCCGAACGGTGGTGGGGCTGGAAGCGAGTCTCGTCGCTCCTCTCTCGCGCGGCAACGATGCCAACGGATCGATCGGGTCCGAGACCTCTGGCGAGGCTTCGTACCGGCGCGACAACCGTGCCGCTACGCGGCTCGCTGGGGGGGACCGGGGAGGTAGCGATGCGTCACAGTGGCTCGAGCACGACGCCTGCGTAAGGTGGGGCTTGCCGAATGCCGATAGACAGTGGGTCCTCGGCGGACTCGCGGATCAGGGGTGCGGGTGCGGTTGCGAGGTGCCGGAGGAGGTGCGCACATGACGTCGTGGTACGGGCGGAGTCGGTTGCACGCTGGGATATTGGTCGCGGTCGCGGGGATCGGGCTCGCCGCTTGCGGACAGGCGACCTCGTCGACGCATTCCACGAGCTCGTCTCGCTCGTCGTCGACTCCGAAGCGTTCCTCCTCGCAGACTTCGTCCACTCGCTCATCGTCCGGGTCGTCATCGACCCCCGCAGCGGTCGCCCCATGCGATACGGCGGCGTTGTCCGCGTCACTCGGCCAACCAAGTGGGGCGGCGGGAACGACCTACTATCCGCTCCTCCTGACGAACGTGTCGTCGCGGTCGTGCACGCTCTACGGCTACCCGGGGGTGTCGCTCGTCGTGTCGGCGAGTGGTTCGCAGGTGGGCCGATCAGCCAGCCGCGTCGCGGGGAGCGAGCAGACGGCGACGCTCGAGCCAGGACAGTCCGCGCAGGCCATCCTCGGCATCGAAGTCGCGCAGAACTACCCGACCTCGACGTGCCAGCCAACCAAGGTCGGAGGCGTTCGCGTCTACCCCCCGGATCAGACGACTGCACTGTACGTATCGGCGCCTGAGCTCTATGGATGCGCCAACCGCTCAGTCGACCTGCTGACCATCGAACCGCTGACACGGGCCCAATCCGGTACCGGCAGTGGTTCGGGGGGTGCGACGTCCTGAAGCGTCGGGATGGGGCAACAGACGTGGTGGAGAGGGGTCGCGAACTGCTCCAACAGAAGTCCGTGCAACCCATGCGTACGCAGAGTCGAGTGCGAGCGTGGCCCTGTGAACCTGACCGAGTGGGCACGTCGCCAGGGGATCCACCCGCAGACCGCCTCCACTGGATCCATGCTGGTGGCTAGCTCCCTGCAACGAGACCCCCCGCTCTGTGAGGAGCCCGACCAGCATGGACAGGCGGAGGGAGCGCACATGAAGGGCACGAACGCCACACCTCGGAGCAGATCCTCCGGAGGCTGGCCGAAGGGGGACGAGAGCCAACGAGGGGCCACGGTCGCCGAGGTCGCTCGCGCCCTCGCACATCACCGAGACGACCTGGCAGCGGCTGGAAGCAGACCGACGGCCCCATGAAGGGGCCCGACGTGAAGAGGGTGAAGGAGCTCTCGGCCGAGAACCGGCGCCCGAAGAAGCTGGTGGCTGATCTCGCCCTCGACAACGACAGCTCTGAGGAGCTGGCCGAGGGAAACGTCTGACCCCGGACCGCCAGCGGGGAGCCGTGCACCTACTCCGCCAGCGGTTCGCAGGTCACCTGAGCGACAGCGTGCGAGGCGCAGGTCGGGCGGGCCACCTGACTGCACCTTCTCACAGCCTCGGCCAAGCGTTGGAAGGCTGCTACGGTCGAGAGCATCGGCGCCCAACGGGACCAGCGAGCGGACGTGCGCGAACGTGGTCTCGCGGGGAAGGCGGACGTGGTTCTGGAGCCGGCCAGCGACACCACGGTCTCGGGCGTGACCCAGGTCGGCAGCTGCCTCCGGCGTTCGACTCGACTGCCTGGTTAGAGTGCTTCCTATGGTTGCACCCGGCATCGATCTCGACGACCTCGACCCCACCGTTCGCCCTCAGGATGATCTGTTCGGTCACGTCAACAACCGCTGGTTTCAACGGACGGCCATCCCCGACGATCGAGCACGCTACGGCGCGTTCAGCGAGCTCGCCGACGCTGCAGAGATCGCGGTGCGCGAACTGTGCGAGCAGGCCCGTGAGGCTCCGGCCGGGTCTGAGGAGCGCAAGCTCGGCGACCTCTACGCGAGTTTCATGGATGCCGAACGCATCGAAGAGCAAGGCGCCGCACCCATCGCTCCGCTCCTTGCGGCGATCGACGACGTCGCCGATTACGGATCGTTCTGGCACCTGCTCGGCAGTCTCGAGCGCGATGGTGTGCGCGGCCTCGTCGACCTCTTCGTCGACACGGATCCTGGTGACCCTTCTCGCTATCTCGTCTTCGTCTCGCAAGGTGGGATCTCGCTGCCGGACGAGCGCTACTTCCGTGAGGAACGCTTCGCATCGGTTCGTGCCCTGCATCGACAGCACGTGGCGACGATGTTCGAGCTTGCTGGCCTGACGAACGCGGCCGCGAGGGCCGCAGCGGTCGTCGAGCTCGAGGCGGCGATCGCTGCTCGCCATCTCGACAACGTCGCGAGTCGCGACGCGCTCGCCACCTACAACCTCATGACGTACGAGGACCTCGTCGGGTTGGTCGCGCAGGGCCACCGCGAGGCCGAGGCGTTCCTCGAGGCCTGGATCGACGGTATGGGCGTCGATCGTGCGGTGGTCCGTGAGGTCGTGGTGCGCCAGCCCGCCTTCCTCGGCTCGGTCGGTGAGCTGTTCGAGGATGGTCGAATCGATGTCTGGCGCGACTGGCTGGCCTGGCACGTCATTGCCCACAGTGCTCCGCTGCTCTCGACACGCTTCGTCGAGGAGAGCTTTGCCTTCTACGGCACTGCACTCACCGGTGCTCCGACGTTGCGGGCGCGCTGGAAGCGTGCGGTGTCATTCGTCGAGGGGGCGATGGGGGAGGCGGTCGGGCGCCTCTACGTCGCGCGCCACTTCTCCGAGCCTGCAAGGCATGCGGTGCGCGAGCTCGTCGACCACCTGCTCGATGCGTACCGTGAGAGCATCGCCTCCTTGGAGTGGATGCGCGAGGAGACGCGGGCCGAAGCGCTCGCCAAGCTCGAGGCGATCGTGGTCAAGGTCGGCTATCCCGACGCCTGGCGTGACTACGGCGCGCTCGTCGTCGACCCGGAGGATCTCATCGGCAACGCTCGGCGCGCGGCGTCGTTCGCCATGGACTTCGAACTCGCCAAGATCGGTCGGCCGGTCGATCGGTCGGAGTGGTTCATGACCCCTCAGACGGTGAACGCGTACTACAACCCAGGCTTCAACGAGATCGTCTTCCCGGCAGCCATCTTGCAGCCGCCGTTCTTCGATGCCGAACGGGACGCCGCGGCGAACTACGGGGCGATCGGCGCGGTCATTGGTCACGAGATCGGGCACGCATTCGACGATCAGGGCTCTCGTTACGACGGTGAGGGCCGTCTGCGCAACTGGTGGACCGACGACGATCGGGCGAACTTCGAGCATCGGACGAAGGCGCTGATCGAACAGTACAGCGCGCTCACACCTCGACAGATCCCCGAGCACCACGTGGACGGGGCACTCACCGTGGGCGAGAACATCGGCGACATCGGTGGGCTCGCGATCGCGTGGCGTGCCTACGAGCTCGCCCTCGACGGCGCGGAGCCCCCTGTACTCGAGGGGACGTCAGGTGGAGAGCGCTTCTTCTTCTCATGGGCCATCTGTTGGCGAGAGCAACGCCGTGACGAAGAGGCGCTGCGATTGCTCGCGATCGACCCACACTCGCCGCCAGAGTTTCGCTGCAATCAGGCTGCGCGCAACGTCGACGCCTTCCACCAGACGTTTCACACCGATCCGTCGTCGGGGCTCTGGCTTGACCCCGAGGAGCGCGTGCGGATCTGGCGTGCCTAGCTGACCGCGAGAACCGAGACTGCATGCCCGAGTGACGTCTCGCGGGCTGTCGGCCCCGGTGCTACCATCGGCTCGAGCACAGGGGGGACCATGCCGTACTACCGTCGCGTGGGTGAGGTGCCGCGCAAGCGCCACCAGTACGTACGTGCGCACACAGGCGCGCGTATCGCCGAGGAGCTGATGGGCAAGGAGGGCTTCGCGGCGGAGTCGTCGCTGCTCTACCACCTGGGGCGGCCGACGGCCATCGTGGATGCAGCACCCGTCGCGATTGCGGGCACCACCCTCGTCGCGAATCGTCCACTGCTCCCTCGACACCTTCGCACGCCCAAGCTCGCCGGCCTCGGTGGCGACGCTGCCACGGACCGGCACCTCTTGCTCGGCAACGACGACGTGTGGATCTCGTGGGTGGTGGCGGATCGTCCGAGCTCGCTGCAGCGACACGCCGTCGGGGACGAGTGCTACTACGTCCATCGTGGTACGGGCGCGTGCGAGTCGGTCTTCGGCACCATCCGAGTAGGTCCCGGCGACTATCTCGTGTTGCCTGCGTCGACGACCTATCGGCTCGTCCCGGACGAAGGTTCGGTCCTCGAGTGTCTGGTGCTCGAGGCCCGGGGTCATATCGAGATCCCGGACCGCTACCTCTCCCAGCGGGGTCAGCTGCTCGAGGCGGCACCCCTGTGCGAGCGAGACCTGCGGGGCCCCGAGGGCCCGCTCGTCGTCGAGGGCGAGGACGTGGACGTGATCGTGCGTACCCGTCTGGACGCCACGCGTTACACCTACGCGACACACCCCTTCGACGTCGTGGGTTGGGACGGGTGCTGCTATCCGTTCGCGTTCCAGATCCGCGACTTCGAGCCGATCGTGAAGCGATTCCACGCGCCACCGCCCGTGCATCAGACGTTCGCCGGACCGAACTTCGTCGTGTGCTCGTTCGTCCCGAGGCCGTTCGACTTCGATCCGGAGGCGGTCGCGGTGCCCTACCACCATGCGAACGTCGACTCCGATGAGGTCCTCTTCTACGCCGACGGGAACTT
Proteins encoded in this region:
- a CDS encoding 4Fe-4S binding protein, whose translation is MSVAIALGTCVGCGVCIPTCHTHALRPAPGRPELVASRCDDCGACIEVCPTDAIVGSWERR
- the cobJ gene encoding precorrin-3B C(17)-methyltransferase gives rise to the protein MVAIGAELADLAKTLGFASVAHASMAMLREALVSYDALVVVAPIPVVVRAIVEVGLAPKRVTPAIVALDSARRYCVVLTGAHRGANDLAEAVSRATGAVAVVTTSADLIDAPALDELPALGPEPLPARLQQRLNDGAALSFAPRPGLAISDWLARRARPGRAPAVEVNVGESRGLAAPRIIARTVVVGVGLEQRATADDLRAAIDAALEEADLEPAAVAALATIDRRRLHPALGALGLPIVGYEAAVLREVAVPTPSPIVERAVHTPSVAEAAALRLAGPDATLVLPKRIDGPVTVAVAVRDAPLGEVTVVGLGPGSLDLVTPRARGAIANADVVIAYHGYLDQAQPLIGRHALQQGFALGAERERAMAAVARAEAGARVVVLASGDPGIYALATLVHEVADGRVPVSVVPGVTASLATAARAGAILAHDHAVISLSDLLTPWETIQQRLEAAARADLTVVLYNPRSGRRGWQLEKALAILAAHRPPTTPVLVGRNVERVDEHLELGTLDDLDVTTVDMTSIVIVGQSATRVLGGLAVTPRGYQPAR
- a CDS encoding fumarylacetoacetate hydrolase family protein is translated as MAPLTSWIDTDLEHGYGLDHLPLGVDAEGVVVRIGDVALRLAPLVDDGLLRSVSHGLVAARTLGPLFAAGSATMARLRDEIVVLASGRPDDAVARRLVSIDALELSVPIRPRTYVDFYASEAHATNAGRIFRPDGDPLPAAWRRLPIGYHGRASTVVVSGTPIVRPWGLRREGEGVVLGPSAMLDLEAEVGFVVGRASERGRPVSAGAFAEMVGGVVLANDWSARDIQALESFPLGPFAGKSFATSISAWVTPLSALDAARVTPPVQDPAPSANLVDPDPWCLDLRLELRLNGTVLTRPPAATTYWTPGQLLAHLTDNGAPVEPEDLFCSGTVSGAAPDEVGSLLELTWGGTRPVRLDDGHMRTWLVDGDEVTITATAPALDGGFIRLGEVTGRVVSAIASPW
- a CDS encoding precorrin-8X methylmutase, whose product is MTTDAGARITRESFERICAEVDLARFGPGARRVAARIVHATADPSLVDDLVLDEAVVTEAVRLLRTGAPILVDARMVAAGAPRLPTIVTLDAVEQGDAVETRSARAMRASLSALANPAVVAIGNAPTALSALLEHPVNVGVVLGFCVGYVGAAEAKERLLASGLACLTLRGRRGGSPVAAAALNALAELATEET
- a CDS encoding cobyrinate a,c-diamide synthase, translating into MVGAARSGAGKTAVTLGLVAALRARGLRVGVAKAGPDYLDTRLLGRAARRPAFNLDAFLTGRDGPARSLALAARGADVVIAEGAMGLLDGAPTASTPPVASSAHLARTLGLGLVLVLDATSTAQTVGAVALGLATASGVAPLGVIANRVRSAHHGDLVAEGLARVGIALLGHIAEGALDGLAQRHLGLVDPSELDGFDAWLERARYVVEESVDLEALVRRAPELRLVDPELGEARSRVPVALSVGPSARFRYEENLLRLEAAGAELLPFDPLEEVPDPHARLLWLHGGYPEHYQAALADNGPLWPALRRAANEITVIAECGGYALLARSLEGSQMAGVVPVAMRLGSRPVLGYRSARLVDGPFGARSLPAHEFHYLVPEDDPGEIDVVDARGEPRPGGVVSPRLLASFLHFHLGVDPGLAGDLLRRAGGGGSSETA
- the cobO gene encoding cob(I)yrinic acid a,c-diamide adenosyltransferase — protein: MPVPSRLLVNTGDGKGKSSAAFGVMGRAWARGWTVLVVQFLKSGTWKVGERKLAEHLGIEFYALGDGFTWESTDLERTAELGREAWAFAAERLASGAYDLVILDELTYPVRYGWVSEDAVVEALRSRPSRTNVIVTGRGAPEGVVELADTVTEMRKVKHAYDQGIRARKGIEY